The sequence below is a genomic window from Streptococcus pantholopis.
GGGGACTTTGCTTGGAATTACAGGCCGAATTCAGACCCGTAATTATGAAAATCAACAGGGTCAGCGTGTTTATGTGACGGAAGTTGTTGCTGATAACTTTCAAATATTAGAAAGCCGTGCTGCGCGCGAAGGCGCTAATACAGGTAATTATCAGTCTTCAGGCGGGAACCAGTCTTTTGGCGGTTCACCACAAGGCAGCGCTCAGCAGCCTTCACAGAATCAAACCCCAAATTTTGGCAGAGATGAGAGTC
It includes:
- a CDS encoding single-stranded DNA-binding protein, encoding MINNVVLVGRMTRDAELRYTPSNQAVATFTLAVNRNFKNQAGEREADFINIVIWRQAAENLANWAKKGTLLGITGRIQTRNYENQQGQRVYVTEVVADNFQILESRAAREGANTGNYQSSGGNQSFGGSPQGSAQQPSQNQTPNFGRDESPFGNSNPLDISDDDLPF